The Desulfobulbaceae bacterium genome contains a region encoding:
- the fliE gene encoding flagellar hook-basal body complex protein FliE produces MNVSGIDPISISGSLPAKVKETQGTGFGEIFQESIAAISEKSQAASVLSEGLVSGQHSNIHETMIAMEESSISFRMLAKAQSKVIDAYKELMRLQL; encoded by the coding sequence ATGAATGTCAGTGGTATTGATCCTATTTCGATAAGCGGCAGTCTGCCTGCCAAGGTTAAGGAAACTCAAGGGACAGGGTTTGGTGAAATTTTTCAGGAGTCGATTGCCGCGATCAGTGAAAAATCTCAGGCAGCATCGGTGCTTAGTGAGGGATTGGTGTCGGGGCAACATTCTAATATCCATGAAACCATGATCGCTATGGAAGAGAGCAGTATCTCGTTTCGGATGCTGGCTAAGGCTCAATCCAAGGTCATTGATGCGTATAAAGAATTGATGCGGCTACAACTGTAA
- the flgC gene encoding flagellar basal body rod protein FlgC, with amino-acid sequence MDFLTAMKISGSALKAERTRINIASMNLANANTTRTIEGGPYRSKSVVFGATPLENTFQAAFNSVDDRLRKVNVVEIQEDPTPFREVYDPSHPDADVNGIVKMPNVNTAEQMVDLMSARRDFDANVTAMDTIKAMALRSLEISK; translated from the coding sequence ATGGACTTTCTTACTGCCATGAAAATCAGCGGATCAGCGCTTAAGGCTGAACGAACCAGGATCAATATTGCGTCAATGAATCTGGCAAATGCTAATACCACCAGGACCATTGAGGGGGGGCCGTATCGATCTAAGTCAGTTGTCTTTGGCGCTACTCCACTTGAGAATACTTTCCAGGCCGCATTCAACTCAGTTGACGACAGGCTCCGCAAGGTGAATGTGGTTGAAATTCAGGAGGATCCAACTCCATTTCGGGAGGTCTATGATCCATCCCATCCGGATGCCGACGTGAACGGTATTGTCAAAATGCCGAATGTCAACACGGCGGAACAGATGGTTGATTTGATGAGCGCCCGCCGGGATTTTGACGCTAATGTCACAGCAATGGATACTATTAAGGCCATGGCGCTGCGCTCTTTGGAAATCAGTAAATAG
- the flgB gene encoding flagellar basal body rod protein FlgB — MPFTNKLFGGVIHASHLALDARMERQGLIQSNIANLETPGYVGQDFSFASVMKSAMLQQGKLAQTNKQHIALDPVTLSESMEFSRDRRPVDLDEEMQKLSENQLMFQVTTKILGSKFEGLKMAIDEGGK, encoded by the coding sequence ATGCCGTTTACTAACAAGTTGTTTGGTGGGGTAATTCATGCGAGTCATCTGGCTCTTGACGCCAGGATGGAACGTCAGGGTTTGATTCAATCAAACATTGCAAACCTCGAGACACCTGGCTATGTCGGGCAGGATTTTTCTTTTGCTTCAGTCATGAAGAGCGCCATGCTTCAGCAAGGGAAACTTGCTCAGACCAATAAACAGCATATCGCTCTAGATCCGGTGACCTTGAGCGAGAGTATGGAATTCAGTCGTGATAGGAGGCCGGTTGATCTTGATGAGGAGATGCAGAAGCTTTCGGAGAATCAATTGATGTTTCAGGTGACAACAAAGATTCTGGGGAGCAAATTTGAAGGCTTGAAAATGGCTATTGATGAGGGAGGTAAATAA